The sequence GCTCAGACCGCGAGATCACAGTGGTTGCGGCGGTGGTCGTCGTCGGCGAATCTGGTGTGAAAGCTGGCGGCTGTGAGCTGAGACGTTTATCAACGCGAGCTTCGGTTGCTTCGGTGGCTTCCGTAAAATTTGGAGCATCGTCAACAATGCGACGATAATGCGGAATAGCTTGCGGTGCTTCTTGTTGGATCCACTCAACCATCGATTCACGTAAATAGTGGCGCAAATCGATCAGAGCACCAGCATTACGAGCAGAGACGATGGCACGCAATAAGATCGTACCGTTGACAGCTTCAGCAACTTGGAGAACACCAGTGCGACCATCCCATAAATCAGTATTAGCCAACAGGTGGTCGAGCTGTTTGCGCGCCTGCTGTACCGGCACTGCCCAATCGACTTGCCATTCAACCATGCCCATCATTTCTGGCGATCGCCGGGTCCAATTCTCGAATGGTTCCTGCGTCATTTGAGTTGATGGAACCATAATGCGCCGACCATCCCACACTGCGAGCACGACGTACGTCAATGTTATTTCCTCAACCGTGGCCATCAGGTCATTGAAATAGACGATGTCTCCCACACGCATTGAATCCGAGAAGGCAAGCTGAAGTCCAGCAAACACATTGCCGAGCACTGATTGGGCCGCTAAACCAGCAACAACCGATAAGAGGCCTGCTGATGCGAGTAGCGAGGTTCCTGCAGTACGAGCAGCCGGAAAAGTCAACAAAATCAGACCGACTGCCAGTACCCAGATAACTGCCCCAACGACCCGATGTATCACCTGGACTTGAGTTTCGATACGGCTAGC is a genomic window of Arcanobacterium phocae containing:
- a CDS encoding mechanosensitive ion channel family protein — translated: MTSLTLVHDVIEKIPLFLQTTDDPATPAAEKAEAVVDVTVDVLSFVAGAVVGALVGLVTTIVVMSISHLFAGRYKYYTPVHTTIRKPLGLMLVVLGAWIGFGIVAEQIDESHVPHWYGWLNHTFLILFIVVAAGAIVSLTNGLVKSVYLRMEVSSEERASRIETQVQVIHRVVGAVIWVLAVGLILLTFPAARTAGTSLLASAGLLSVVAGLAAQSVLGNVFAGLQLAFSDSMRVGDIVYFNDLMATVEEITLTYVVLAVWDGRRIMVPSTQMTQEPFENWTRRSPEMMGMVEWQVDWAVPVQQARKQLDHLLANTDLWDGRTGVLQVAEAVNGTILLRAIVSARNAGALIDLRHYLRESMVEWIQQEAPQAIPHYRRIVDDAPNFTEATEATEARVDKRLSSQPPAFTPDSPTTTTAATTVISRSELEKFARTPLAERVGDDNFEMKPVTDEFAVVGSDEAPAGYQSAIFHGSEEAEKRAEQYAGPGEEAYEERNRKLEQTANTKKVDADDHSTNLTDEEE